A window from Shimia isoporae encodes these proteins:
- a CDS encoding alanyl-tRNA editing protein, whose translation MTELLFREDAYLKETDAAVVGHTAEGGVILDQTVFYATGGGQPGDSGILAWGDQSLEIATTVKTPEGEIVLVPAEPQALPPVGQLVVQRLDWGRRYGHMRIHTALHLLSVVVPLPVTGGSISAEKGRLDFDMPEAPEDKEALAEALNALIARDLPVGEQWITDAELEANPGLVKTMSVQPPVGAGHVRLVRIGEGEDQIDLQPCGGTHVASTAEIGPVRLGKIEKKGKQNRRVYLHLDS comes from the coding sequence ATGACAGAACTGTTGTTTCGTGAAGATGCATATCTGAAAGAGACCGACGCAGCCGTGGTTGGACATACGGCCGAAGGAGGCGTCATTCTCGACCAAACGGTGTTTTATGCGACCGGTGGAGGTCAGCCCGGAGACAGCGGAATTCTGGCCTGGGGGGATCAGTCGCTCGAGATCGCGACCACGGTGAAAACGCCCGAGGGTGAGATCGTATTGGTGCCTGCAGAACCGCAGGCGTTGCCGCCGGTGGGACAGTTGGTGGTTCAACGTTTGGACTGGGGGCGGCGCTATGGGCACATGCGGATCCATACCGCGCTGCATCTGCTTTCTGTGGTTGTCCCGCTTCCGGTTACGGGCGGTTCTATTTCAGCCGAAAAAGGCCGACTGGATTTTGATATGCCGGAAGCGCCCGAAGACAAAGAGGCGCTTGCAGAGGCTCTGAACGCTTTGATTGCACGCGATTTGCCGGTTGGAGAGCAGTGGATTACCGATGCGGAGTTGGAAGCGAATCCGGGGCTTGTGAAAACCATGTCCGTGCAACCGCCCGTAGGGGCAGGGCACGTGCGATTGGTGCGGATCGGCGAAGGTGAAGATCAGATCGACTTACAGCCATGCGGAGGCACGCATGTGGCCAGCACCGCTGAGATTGGCCCTGTAAGGCTCGGAAAGATCGAGAAAAAAGGCAAACAGAACCGTCGCGTGTACCTGCATCTGGACAGCTGA
- a CDS encoding TrgA family protein, translated as MPTANNLVAAICLAFLGAIVAELVKPQLPEGFDPGYMTLVSAGVGMFVGWKIVGPKAVRAGPVNNGITGVIILVVVGLLVFGGYEMLQRAMKRYYTEPVEALEQIVAIGLEYGLYLAHPVVLVVLAVGGLISGFLIDYAYRRWG; from the coding sequence ATGCCCACTGCAAACAATCTGGTCGCCGCCATCTGTCTCGCCTTTCTCGGCGCGATTGTGGCTGAACTTGTCAAACCACAACTGCCCGAGGGATTTGATCCCGGGTATATGACATTGGTTTCCGCAGGCGTCGGGATGTTTGTCGGATGGAAGATTGTCGGGCCAAAGGCCGTGCGGGCAGGGCCGGTAAACAACGGGATCACCGGTGTGATCATTCTCGTGGTTGTCGGGCTTTTGGTGTTTGGCGGCTACGAGATGCTGCAACGTGCAATGAAGCGCTATTACACCGAACCTGTTGAAGCGTTGGAGCAAATCGTTGCGATCGGGCTGGAGTACGGGCTTTATCTTGCGCATCCCGTTGTGCTTGTTGTTTTGGCTGTTGGCGGCCTGATCTCCGGTTTTCTGATCGATTACGCCTACCGTCGCTGGGGATGA
- a CDS encoding DUF3772 domain-containing protein produces the protein MQAIVRLVAICATLMLWSVTAGFAQTSPPDYEEWNRVVQRAGEAIDNNRASEAAMDALRNQLDLWRDVFGEESSKSRVSVSTIQAQLQSLGPVPEGGDPEDVAAERDTLEKQLAFARAPARRAELAQAEASELIRAIDVLMRDRQTQLLIEPGPIPVNPAIWLPAWKDVQRSLLLMGLEFSTSWVHEKRSNSLGKTLPIILFYLAVGGLLILRGGRWVRSGLEHMLTREGKISAARWVMLFLLSFGQVILPMFGVFALTKAVYATDLAGLRGDIVLSNLPLLTFQVLVARWLGERIFSRYEDPLLPIQLSNVEKVQGRHASAALGVFLAVNTLFSELARYDNWQLEAQAVVFFTTTMFAAICMGVLSRLVARQGAQMVVPDESRRSATGLIVVFVSRFMLAAAIVSVTLGIFGLTRAGGFLVFAATKTVLLIAFILVIQRLVQKIFAALEGRDDDDSSLAAVLIGAMLVIATMPILALFWGARVADLQEIWSQLASGLRFGDMTLSPRTIFIFLLVYSVGHMLTRLSQSMLRDNILPKTKLDPGGQNAIVVGSGYVGIFLAALVALTIAGIDLSNVALFAGALSVGIGFGLQTIVSNFVSGIILLIERPITEGDWIEVGGQMGYVRDISVRATRIETFDRTDVVVPNSDFISGTVTNYTRGNTVGRIIVPVGVAYGTDTRRVEGILREIAEAHPMVLANPAPGIVFQGFGADSLDFEIRAILRDVNWSLSVRSEINHEIAKRFVEEGIEIPYAQRDIWIRNPEALGGVAADDGAQDAANTPQEPVQLAQKREPVEPDLEDMPGSEGDGDGDAR, from the coding sequence ATGCAAGCCATAGTGCGTCTGGTCGCCATATGCGCGACCCTCATGCTTTGGTCGGTGACAGCGGGCTTTGCGCAGACGTCACCGCCGGACTACGAAGAATGGAACCGCGTGGTGCAGCGGGCGGGAGAGGCGATTGACAACAATCGCGCCTCTGAAGCGGCTATGGATGCATTGCGCAACCAGCTGGATCTTTGGCGGGATGTGTTTGGAGAGGAAAGCTCCAAGAGCCGCGTCTCGGTCAGCACCATTCAGGCTCAGCTTCAAAGCCTTGGGCCAGTGCCGGAGGGCGGTGATCCAGAGGATGTCGCTGCGGAACGGGACACACTGGAGAAACAGCTGGCATTTGCCCGGGCGCCTGCGCGGCGCGCGGAGTTGGCACAGGCGGAGGCCTCGGAGCTAATCCGCGCAATTGACGTCCTGATGCGCGATCGGCAGACGCAACTTTTGATCGAGCCGGGGCCAATTCCGGTAAACCCTGCAATTTGGTTGCCTGCATGGAAGGATGTTCAGCGGTCCTTGCTTTTGATGGGGCTCGAGTTTTCGACCAGTTGGGTGCATGAAAAACGCAGCAACAGCCTTGGCAAAACTCTTCCGATCATTCTGTTTTACCTCGCGGTCGGAGGGCTCCTAATCTTGCGGGGCGGGCGCTGGGTCCGTTCGGGTCTGGAACATATGCTAACGCGCGAAGGCAAGATCTCTGCCGCGCGTTGGGTGATGCTTTTCCTGTTGTCATTCGGGCAGGTGATCCTGCCAATGTTCGGCGTCTTTGCTTTGACGAAAGCAGTCTACGCCACTGATCTGGCGGGGCTTCGCGGGGACATCGTTTTGTCCAACCTTCCACTTTTGACCTTCCAGGTTTTGGTGGCGCGCTGGCTGGGGGAGCGGATTTTCTCCCGCTATGAAGATCCGTTGCTGCCGATCCAATTGAGCAATGTCGAAAAGGTACAAGGGCGACATGCATCGGCGGCTCTGGGTGTTTTCCTTGCCGTGAACACCCTGTTTTCGGAATTGGCACGGTATGACAACTGGCAACTGGAAGCGCAGGCCGTTGTCTTCTTTACGACGACGATGTTTGCCGCGATCTGTATGGGCGTCTTGAGCCGTCTTGTTGCCCGTCAAGGGGCGCAGATGGTGGTACCGGACGAAAGCCGTCGAAGTGCCACGGGTTTGATCGTCGTTTTCGTTTCGCGATTTATGTTGGCAGCGGCCATTGTGAGCGTAACGTTGGGGATTTTCGGCCTGACGCGGGCGGGCGGATTTCTTGTTTTTGCCGCCACCAAGACGGTTTTGTTGATCGCCTTCATCCTCGTAATTCAACGTCTGGTGCAAAAGATATTTGCCGCACTGGAAGGTCGCGATGATGACGATTCCTCTCTGGCGGCGGTTCTGATTGGCGCGATGCTGGTGATCGCAACGATGCCGATTCTGGCGCTTTTCTGGGGCGCGAGGGTCGCTGATCTTCAAGAGATATGGAGCCAGTTGGCGTCCGGACTACGGTTCGGAGACATGACGCTCTCTCCCCGAACTATCTTTATCTTCCTGTTGGTTTATTCGGTCGGCCACATGTTGACGCGGCTTTCCCAAAGCATGCTGCGCGACAACATCCTGCCAAAGACGAAGCTTGATCCAGGCGGACAGAACGCCATCGTGGTCGGTTCCGGCTACGTCGGGATATTCCTGGCCGCTCTTGTGGCGCTCACGATTGCCGGAATTGACCTGAGCAATGTAGCTTTGTTTGCTGGCGCTTTGTCGGTCGGGATCGGCTTTGGACTGCAGACCATTGTGAGCAACTTTGTCAGTGGCATCATTCTGTTGATTGAGCGCCCGATCACAGAGGGAGACTGGATCGAAGTCGGCGGGCAGATGGGGTATGTGCGGGATATTTCGGTTCGGGCCACACGGATCGAAACATTTGATCGTACGGATGTCGTGGTCCCGAATTCGGATTTCATTTCCGGTACGGTGACGAATTACACACGCGGGAACACCGTCGGGCGGATCATTGTACCGGTTGGTGTGGCCTATGGCACTGACACCCGCCGTGTCGAGGGCATCCTTCGCGAGATTGCCGAGGCACATCCGATGGTGCTTGCGAACCCGGCGCCCGGGATCGTTTTTCAAGGCTTCGGCGCGGATAGTCTGGATTTTGAAATCCGTGCCATTCTTCGGGACGTTAACTGGTCATTGTCGGTGCGCTCCGAAATCAACCATGAAATCGCCAAACGATTTGTGGAAGAAGGTATCGAAATACCCTACGCCCAGCGTGATATCTGGATCCGGAACCCCGAAGCTCTTGGCGGTGTGGCTGCGGATGATGGCGCGCAGGACGCTGCAAACACCCCTCAGGAGCCTGTACAACTGGCTCAAAAAAGGGAACCGGTCGAACCGGATCTGGAAGACATGCCCGGTAGCGAGGGTGACGGTGATGGAGACGCCAGATGA
- a CDS encoding HIT family protein, which yields MSYENDNIFAKILRGEIPSEKLYEDENTFVFMDIMPRADGHCLVIPKTPCRNMLDASPEQLSACLLTVQKMGHAVMQAFGAEGVTVQQFNEAAGGQEVFHLHYHVLPRHAGVKLRPPGTMADFDVLKEQADKIRAVLD from the coding sequence ATGTCTTATGAAAACGACAACATTTTCGCGAAAATCCTGCGCGGGGAAATCCCGTCGGAGAAACTGTATGAGGATGAAAACACTTTTGTTTTCATGGACATCATGCCGCGTGCAGACGGGCATTGTCTGGTGATCCCGAAGACGCCCTGCCGTAACATGTTGGACGCAAGCCCTGAGCAATTGTCTGCCTGTTTGTTGACGGTGCAAAAAATGGGACACGCGGTGATGCAGGCCTTTGGCGCTGAAGGCGTGACGGTGCAACAATTTAACGAGGCTGCGGGCGGGCAGGAGGTGTTTCACCTGCACTACCATGTTCTGCCACGCCATGCCGGTGTGAAACTGCGCCCACCGGGCACAATGGCGGATTTTGACGTGCTTAAAGAGCAAGCCGACAAGATCCGCGCGGTATTGGATTAA
- a CDS encoding aminotransferase class V-fold PLP-dependent enzyme translates to MLDVEFVRAQFPAFDEQSLQGQAFFENAGGSYTCGQVIDRLTRFYRERKVQPYAPYRASELGGAEMDEARARLAALMGVAAQEVSFGPSTTQNTYVLAQAFRQWMDPGDAIVVTNQDHEANSGPWRRLADAGIDVREWEIDPETGALDPEKLNELLDDRVRLVCFPHCSNVVGEINPVARITALAHAAGAFVCVDGVSYAPHGLPDVGALGADIYLFSSYKTYGPHQGIMVMRESLGWLLPNQGHHFNGDTLYKRFTPAGPDHAQVAACAGMVDYFEALAAHHGVIGETPAATGAAVHDLMRDHEAALLQPVLDYAASKNSVRLIGPSRASERAPTVALAANVHGGALAAQLADHGIMAGGGDFYAGRALEACGVDMEKGVLRLSFVHYTSKAEIDKLLQSLDAVL, encoded by the coding sequence ATGTTGGACGTTGAATTTGTAAGGGCGCAGTTCCCGGCGTTTGATGAGCAAAGTTTGCAAGGGCAGGCATTCTTCGAGAATGCCGGTGGTAGCTACACCTGCGGACAAGTGATCGATCGGCTTACGCGTTTTTATCGGGAACGCAAAGTTCAGCCCTATGCGCCATACCGCGCCAGCGAATTGGGCGGAGCGGAGATGGATGAAGCGCGGGCGCGTCTGGCGGCCCTGATGGGTGTTGCCGCGCAAGAAGTGTCCTTTGGCCCATCCACGACGCAAAACACATATGTTCTGGCCCAAGCTTTCCGACAGTGGATGGATCCCGGTGATGCGATTGTGGTCACTAATCAAGATCACGAAGCCAATTCCGGCCCGTGGAGACGCCTAGCTGACGCGGGAATTGACGTACGTGAGTGGGAAATCGATCCGGAGACTGGAGCTCTAGATCCCGAAAAGCTGAATGAGTTGCTGGATGATCGCGTGCGGTTGGTGTGTTTCCCACATTGTTCCAACGTTGTTGGCGAGATCAATCCTGTGGCGAGGATCACGGCGCTCGCGCATGCTGCGGGGGCATTTGTATGCGTTGACGGGGTCAGCTACGCGCCGCACGGTTTGCCGGACGTAGGGGCGCTTGGTGCCGACATTTATCTGTTTTCCAGTTACAAAACCTATGGGCCGCATCAGGGCATAATGGTGATGCGTGAGAGCCTCGGGTGGTTGCTTCCCAATCAAGGGCACCATTTCAACGGCGACACGCTTTACAAGCGATTCACGCCTGCGGGACCGGATCACGCGCAAGTCGCCGCCTGTGCCGGAATGGTGGATTATTTCGAAGCGTTGGCCGCACATCACGGTGTCATCGGTGAGACTCCTGCAGCCACAGGCGCGGCTGTGCACGATTTAATGCGTGACCATGAGGCGGCATTGTTGCAGCCGGTTCTGGACTACGCTGCAAGCAAAAATTCAGTCCGCTTGATTGGTCCCTCGCGTGCCTCTGAGCGGGCGCCAACGGTGGCTTTGGCCGCCAATGTTCACGGTGGCGCATTGGCGGCGCAGCTGGCTGATCACGGTATTATGGCCGGCGGCGGGGATTTTTATGCGGGCAGGGCGCTGGAAGCTTGTGGTGTGGACATGGAGAAGGGCGTTTTGCGACTGAGTTTCGTGCATTACACGTCAAAAGCGGAGATCGACAAGCTTTTGCAATCTTTGGACGCTGTATTGTGA
- a CDS encoding SAM-dependent methyltransferase produces the protein MVLTTTQNEQDLPRYFPAVFQIAKKVNEGRIDFVMSDGRVFRAQGGKPGPVCEMHVHNGETFARLMREGELGFCEAYLDGWWSTPDLQAFCDFLRSDNDDVYDGFPGMAFVRFYERMRHWMNRNSRKQARKNISYHYDLGNEFYGLWLDDTMTYSSAIFETGQESMEAAQTAKYASMVDQMGVKPGDHVLEIGCGWGGFAEYAAKERGLRVTGLTISEEQLKYAQERIEKAGLSDLVEFKLQDYRDETATYDGIASIEMFEAVGEKYWPVYFETVRERLKPGKNATLQIITIANKRFEGYRKEVDFIQKYIFPGGMLPSPEVLRREVEKAGMLVERSVEFGESYSQTLRRWFDTFNAKWDQIQPLGFDVRFRRMWNFYLTSCAAAFHSGSCDVTQITISRPN, from the coding sequence ATGGTCCTGACGACGACGCAAAATGAACAAGACCTGCCGAGGTATTTTCCTGCGGTTTTTCAAATCGCAAAGAAGGTGAACGAGGGGCGGATTGATTTTGTCATGTCGGACGGGCGCGTGTTTCGCGCTCAGGGGGGCAAGCCCGGACCGGTTTGTGAGATGCACGTCCACAACGGTGAGACCTTTGCCCGTTTGATGCGCGAAGGCGAGTTGGGTTTTTGTGAAGCCTACCTGGATGGATGGTGGAGCACGCCTGATCTTCAGGCGTTCTGTGATTTTCTGAGGTCGGACAACGACGACGTTTATGACGGGTTCCCTGGCATGGCGTTTGTGAGATTCTACGAGCGGATGCGCCACTGGATGAATCGGAACTCCCGAAAGCAGGCGCGGAAGAACATCTCCTATCACTATGATCTCGGAAACGAATTTTACGGTCTGTGGCTTGACGATACGATGACATACTCTTCGGCCATCTTTGAAACCGGCCAAGAAAGTATGGAGGCAGCTCAAACCGCAAAGTATGCCTCCATGGTGGATCAGATGGGGGTTAAACCCGGTGATCATGTTCTAGAGATCGGATGTGGTTGGGGCGGCTTCGCGGAATACGCTGCGAAGGAGCGCGGGTTGCGTGTCACGGGGCTGACGATCTCTGAAGAACAGCTTAAGTATGCGCAGGAACGTATTGAAAAGGCTGGATTGTCCGACTTGGTTGAGTTCAAGCTTCAGGACTATCGAGACGAAACGGCAACCTACGACGGGATTGCAAGTATCGAGATGTTCGAAGCGGTCGGAGAAAAGTACTGGCCAGTGTACTTCGAAACGGTACGGGAGCGTTTGAAGCCCGGAAAGAACGCGACACTTCAGATCATCACCATCGCCAACAAGCGGTTTGAGGGCTATCGGAAAGAAGTTGATTTTATACAGAAATACATCTTCCCCGGTGGCATGTTGCCAAGCCCGGAAGTCTTGCGGCGCGAGGTTGAAAAAGCCGGAATGCTGGTGGAGCGGAGCGTTGAATTTGGCGAGAGCTACAGCCAGACGCTGCGCCGTTGGTTCGATACATTCAACGCCAAGTGGGACCAGATCCAGCCGCTGGGATTTGATGTCAGGTTTCGCAGGATGTGGAATTTTTATCTCACCTCTTGTGCTGCGGCGTTTCACAGTGGAAGCTGCGACGTGACTCAAATCACGATCTCAAGACCCAACTGA
- a CDS encoding NUDIX domain-containing protein, producing MADLFVYGTLRHVPLLAAVLDRPADKIDMVIGTLPGHRVNGVVGEDFPILSVGEGTAEGLLLRNLSQTDVDRLDFYEGGYDYALKPVDVVVGGAVTSAQVYFSESAVWQPEGDWSLKDWSERHGSFTVHKAMEEMSYFGSRSRREVDRMLPTIKARASAKVLAESGPIRHNPSGFDVTDIEIHRLERPYANFFAIEEVDVSFRRYDGSMSQPVNRAVFMGTDAALVLPYDPVRDKVLLVEQFRLGPTARGDRKVWQLEPIAGRVDGGETPEATAHREAQEEAGLTLQRLEEVGSSYASPGGCTEYFHLYVGITNLPDDVIGVSGLEDEAEDIRSYLYSYDALMELVDRRELDNAPLILMALWLSRHRERLRAGA from the coding sequence ATGGCTGATCTGTTTGTGTATGGCACGTTGAGACACGTGCCGCTTTTGGCAGCTGTACTTGATCGTCCTGCGGACAAGATTGATATGGTGATCGGCACTTTGCCCGGACACCGTGTCAACGGGGTTGTTGGTGAGGACTTTCCCATCCTGTCTGTTGGTGAAGGTACTGCCGAAGGTCTGCTGCTTCGGAACCTGAGCCAAACGGACGTCGACCGACTAGATTTCTATGAAGGCGGGTATGATTACGCACTAAAGCCGGTGGATGTTGTTGTGGGCGGCGCTGTGACATCCGCGCAGGTATATTTCAGCGAAAGTGCTGTCTGGCAGCCGGAGGGCGATTGGTCTCTAAAAGACTGGAGCGAGCGGCATGGATCATTTACGGTCCATAAGGCTATGGAAGAAATGAGTTATTTCGGTAGCAGATCGCGACGTGAAGTTGACCGGATGTTGCCGACGATCAAGGCCAGAGCCAGTGCTAAAGTTTTGGCCGAGAGTGGGCCAATTCGTCATAATCCCAGCGGATTTGATGTGACGGACATCGAGATCCACCGGCTGGAACGACCCTATGCCAACTTTTTTGCAATTGAAGAAGTAGATGTCAGTTTCCGTCGATATGACGGCAGCATGTCCCAACCTGTCAATCGCGCCGTGTTCATGGGCACGGATGCGGCACTTGTCCTGCCTTACGATCCTGTCAGGGACAAGGTTTTGCTGGTTGAGCAATTCAGGTTGGGACCAACCGCACGCGGGGACAGAAAGGTCTGGCAACTAGAGCCCATTGCAGGCCGTGTTGACGGTGGAGAAACGCCAGAGGCCACCGCGCATCGGGAGGCCCAGGAGGAAGCCGGACTTACATTGCAGCGTCTCGAGGAAGTGGGAAGTTCTTATGCGTCTCCGGGAGGTTGTACGGAATACTTCCACCTTTACGTCGGCATCACAAATTTGCCTGACGACGTTATTGGGGTGTCTGGTCTGGAAGATGAGGCGGAGGACATTCGGTCTTACCTTTACAGCTATGACGCACTGATGGAACTCGTGGACAGGCGGGAATTGGACAACGCACCTCTCATCCTTATGGCATTATGGTTGTCACGACATCGGGAGCGGCTGCGCGCTGGTGCTTGA
- a CDS encoding cysteine synthase A has translation MHIARDLAQAIGNTPLIRLNKVSEATGCDIYGKAEFMNPGQSVKDRAALYIIKDAIARGALKPGGTIVEGTAGNTGIGLALVGASMGFKTVIVIPETQSQEKKDMLRLAGAELVQVPAAPYKNPNNYVRYSGRLAEELAKTEPNGAIWANQFDNVANRQAHVETTGPEIWEQTGGKVDGFTCAVGSGGTLAGVAEALQGKGVKIGLADPMGAALYNFYENGELKSEGGSITEGIGQGRITANLEGFKPDMNFQISDEEALPYVFDLLAEEGLCLGGSSGINVAGAVRMAKEMGPGHTIVTILCDYGTRYQSKLFNPAFLKEKGLPTPEWLGETGPSSIPGVFEDV, from the coding sequence ATGCACATTGCGCGCGATCTGGCCCAAGCGATTGGCAATACCCCTCTGATCCGGCTCAACAAAGTGAGCGAGGCGACGGGCTGTGACATCTATGGCAAGGCCGAGTTCATGAATCCCGGGCAGTCGGTCAAGGACCGCGCGGCGCTTTATATTATCAAAGATGCAATTGCGCGCGGTGCATTGAAGCCGGGCGGAACAATCGTCGAAGGCACTGCGGGCAATACCGGTATCGGATTGGCTCTTGTTGGCGCGTCAATGGGTTTCAAGACCGTGATCGTGATCCCGGAAACGCAGTCGCAGGAAAAGAAAGACATGCTGCGTCTGGCCGGCGCGGAGTTGGTGCAGGTGCCTGCAGCGCCCTACAAGAACCCGAACAACTACGTTCGCTATTCAGGGCGTTTGGCCGAGGAGCTGGCGAAGACGGAACCGAACGGAGCAATCTGGGCAAACCAGTTCGACAACGTGGCAAACCGCCAGGCGCATGTGGAAACCACGGGTCCTGAAATCTGGGAACAGACCGGCGGCAAAGTGGATGGATTTACCTGCGCGGTTGGGTCGGGGGGCACGTTGGCCGGTGTCGCAGAAGCTCTTCAAGGCAAGGGTGTGAAGATTGGCCTTGCTGATCCAATGGGGGCGGCGCTTTACAATTTCTACGAAAACGGGGAGCTGAAATCCGAGGGTGGATCGATCACCGAGGGTATCGGGCAGGGCCGCATTACAGCCAACCTCGAAGGGTTCAAACCCGACATGAATTTCCAGATCTCCGATGAAGAGGCACTGCCTTATGTCTTTGATCTTTTGGCCGAAGAAGGCCTGTGTCTTGGCGGATCTTCCGGCATCAACGTTGCCGGTGCGGTTCGCATGGCCAAAGAGATGGGGCCAGGGCACACCATTGTGACGATCCTGTGCGATTACGGCACGCGGTATCAGTCGAAATTGTTCAACCCGGCGTTCCTCAAGGAGAAGGGTTTGCCTACGCCAGAGTGGCTTGGTGAAACCGGACCGAGCAGCATTCCCGGCGTTTTTGAGGACGTCTGA
- a CDS encoding cryptochrome/photolyase family protein — MSISPISIYWVRRDFRLTDNAALTAAIRRGSVLPVFICDPQVESLGAAPKFRLDLALAAFEDRLGAMGSKLVMRRGKALDVLQDLARESGATAVYWNRLYDPSSVARDTDIKASLKADGLEVESFTGALMFEPWTVKTKTDGPYRVYTPFWKAVREVGVPAPLKAPDQIPAPETWPHGEARENWKLSAEMRRGADVVRQYVRVGEPAAQARLAEFCEDLIAAYKAKRDYLDAEVTSELSDALSLGEISPAQCWHAGRRRMQEGAAGAEHFLKEVVWREFAWHLMWHYPEIETKNWRPEWDGFSWIDDEDHPHFLRWCQGRTGQPLVDAAMRELYVTGKMHNRARMITASYLTKHLGIHWRLGMRWFEDCLVDWDPASNAMGWQWVAGSGPDAAPYFRIYNPQTQSDKFDPEARYLTRWLPDEMSCASESAIQFFDAIPVSWGLKLTDKSVEPLVDLAEGRARALAAYETFKTQ; from the coding sequence ATGAGTATTTCACCGATTTCCATCTATTGGGTCAGGCGTGATTTCCGCCTGACCGACAATGCGGCTTTGACCGCCGCGATACGTCGTGGTTCGGTTTTGCCGGTATTCATCTGCGACCCTCAGGTTGAGTCATTGGGCGCCGCACCTAAATTCCGGTTGGATTTGGCGTTGGCGGCGTTTGAAGACCGTTTGGGGGCGATGGGAAGCAAGCTGGTGATGCGGCGTGGCAAGGCACTCGATGTTCTGCAGGACCTTGCGCGCGAGTCCGGCGCAACGGCTGTGTATTGGAACCGTTTGTATGATCCGTCCTCAGTGGCGCGTGATACAGACATAAAAGCGAGCCTGAAAGCCGATGGGTTGGAGGTCGAGAGCTTTACCGGTGCGCTGATGTTTGAGCCGTGGACGGTGAAGACCAAAACCGACGGGCCATATCGCGTTTACACACCCTTTTGGAAGGCGGTGCGCGAGGTCGGCGTTCCGGCACCGCTGAAGGCACCGGACCAAATCCCCGCGCCCGAGACTTGGCCTCATGGAGAGGCACGGGAAAACTGGAAGCTTTCGGCGGAAATGCGGCGGGGCGCGGATGTTGTCCGCCAATACGTTCGAGTTGGAGAGCCTGCGGCCCAAGCTCGGTTGGCAGAATTCTGTGAAGACCTGATCGCAGCCTACAAAGCAAAACGGGACTATCTTGATGCTGAGGTCACGTCCGAATTGTCTGACGCCTTGAGCCTTGGAGAGATCAGTCCTGCACAGTGTTGGCACGCGGGGCGCCGACGGATGCAGGAAGGCGCTGCTGGCGCGGAACACTTCCTGAAAGAGGTGGTCTGGCGAGAATTCGCCTGGCATCTGATGTGGCACTATCCCGAGATTGAAACCAAGAATTGGCGGCCCGAGTGGGACGGGTTCAGCTGGATAGACGACGAGGACCATCCGCATTTCCTGCGCTGGTGTCAGGGTCGGACGGGACAGCCACTGGTCGATGCAGCGATGCGTGAACTGTATGTCACCGGCAAAATGCACAACCGGGCGCGGATGATCACCGCAAGTTATCTGACCAAACATCTGGGCATTCATTGGCGGCTCGGAATGCGCTGGTTTGAAGACTGTCTGGTAGACTGGGATCCGGCATCAAATGCCATGGGATGGCAATGGGTGGCTGGTTCCGGCCCGGATGCGGCGCCGTATTTTCGCATTTACAACCCGCAAACCCAGTCGGACAAATTTGATCCCGAAGCGCGGTATCTGACCCGCTGGCTGCCCGACGAGATGTCGTGCGCAAGTGAATCTGCGATCCAGTTTTTTGACGCAATTCCAGTGTCTTGGGGTTTGAAGTTGACTGACAAATCGGTCGAGCCTTTGGTGGACCTCGCAGAAGGGCGCGCGCGGGCGCTTGCGGCCTACGAAACCTTCAAAACCCAATAA